A genomic stretch from Solirubrobacterales bacterium includes:
- a CDS encoding farnesyl diphosphate synthase, with the protein MSSYPDDLRDLVESYLTGLRFSGIQETEGLDEAMRYSLLAGGKRIRPVLALATARSLGIEPESMLPAAGAIELIHTYSLIHDDLPAMDDDELRRGRPTSHVVFGENVAILAGDGLFAEALRLFVEHQRGEPAAVVAALRELLGAIGVDGMVGGQYVDVTTSLPPAPSSSSGAAAVTQPAVELRKLHELKTGRLIAASVGVALVLAGSSERDTIPYRRFAEELGVLFQIVDDILDVTGSDEELGKPHGSDERHGKLTYVSLFGLQHARELASESHRKAHDALAAMGGDPRDLSRMTDFIYTRQS; encoded by the coding sequence GTGAGCAGCTACCCGGACGACCTTCGCGACCTGGTCGAGAGCTACCTCACCGGGTTGCGCTTCTCGGGGATCCAGGAAACCGAGGGCCTCGACGAGGCAATGCGGTACTCCCTGCTGGCCGGCGGGAAGCGGATCCGGCCGGTGCTGGCGCTTGCAACCGCCCGGTCGCTCGGGATCGAGCCGGAGTCGATGCTGCCGGCGGCGGGGGCGATCGAGCTGATCCACACCTACTCGCTGATCCATGACGACCTGCCGGCCATGGACGACGATGAGCTGCGACGCGGCCGGCCGACCTCGCATGTGGTCTTCGGCGAGAACGTTGCCATCCTGGCTGGGGATGGGCTGTTCGCGGAGGCGTTGCGACTGTTCGTCGAGCACCAGCGCGGCGAGCCGGCCGCGGTGGTCGCAGCGCTTCGCGAGCTCCTGGGCGCGATCGGCGTGGACGGCATGGTCGGCGGGCAGTACGTGGATGTGACCACGTCGCTCCCGCCGGCCCCCTCGTCGTCGTCGGGCGCGGCAGCGGTGACGCAGCCGGCCGTCGAGCTGAGGAAGCTGCACGAGCTGAAGACCGGCCGGCTGATCGCCGCCAGCGTCGGCGTCGCGCTCGTCCTGGCGGGCTCGAGCGAACGTGACACAATTCCCTACCGCCGCTTCGCCGAGGAGCTGGGCGTCCTGTTCCAGATCGTCGACGACATCCTCGATGTGACCGGAAGCGACGAAGAGCTCGGAAAGCCACACGGCAGCGACGAGCGACATGGGAAGCTCACCTACGTCAGCCTGTTCGGACTCCAGCACGCCCGCGAGCTGGCCTCCGAATCGCATCGAAAGGCACACGACGCACTCGCCGCGATGGGCGGCGACCCGCGGGACCTGAGCCGGATGACCGACTTCATCTACACCAGACAGTCATGA
- the nusB gene encoding transcription antitermination factor NusB encodes MRRSDQRRAAVFALYQGEVTDRPTAEALEDAKPFTRDLVEGVEEHRAELDAEIARLARGWDLDRIAALEKSIMRVALYELHHRDDVPAEVAIDEAVSLARRYCGTDAPGFVNGVLGTAARAQSH; translated from the coding sequence ATGCGCCGCTCGGATCAGCGCCGCGCCGCGGTCTTCGCCCTCTACCAGGGAGAGGTGACCGACCGACCGACCGCAGAGGCGCTCGAAGACGCGAAGCCGTTCACGCGGGATCTCGTGGAGGGAGTCGAGGAGCATCGCGCCGAGCTCGACGCAGAGATCGCGCGGCTGGCTCGCGGCTGGGATCTGGACCGGATCGCGGCGCTGGAGAAGAGCATCATGCGCGTAGCCCTGTACGAGCTTCATCACCGCGACGACGTGCCGGCCGAGGTGGCGATCGACGAGGCCGTTTCATTGGCCCGGCGCTATTGCGGTACGGACGCGCCCGGGTTCGTGAACGGGGTCCTTGGGACCGCCGCGAGGGCTCAATCCCACTAG
- the efp gene encoding elongation factor P, with product MISTNQFKNGTHIEVDGVIYRILEFQHVKPGKGGAFVRTKLRKQDDGSVQDKTFRAGEKFRPVRTEARRMQYLYDAGEAAVFMDNSDYSQLEIPRPLAGDAMRWVVPNSEVEVLFVDERPAGVQVPSAVEMAVTDTQPGVKGDTASGGGTKPATLESGVRVEVPLFVNEGDRVRVDTRSGEYVSRA from the coding sequence TTGATCTCGACCAATCAGTTCAAGAACGGGACGCACATCGAGGTGGACGGGGTCATCTACCGGATCCTCGAGTTCCAGCATGTCAAGCCGGGCAAGGGCGGTGCCTTCGTGCGCACGAAGCTGCGCAAGCAGGACGATGGCAGCGTCCAGGACAAGACCTTCCGGGCCGGGGAGAAGTTCCGCCCCGTGCGGACCGAGGCCCGGAGGATGCAGTACCTGTACGACGCCGGGGAGGCCGCTGTGTTCATGGACAACTCCGACTACTCGCAGCTCGAGATCCCGCGTCCGCTCGCCGGCGACGCGATGCGCTGGGTGGTTCCCAACTCCGAGGTGGAGGTGCTGTTCGTGGACGAACGCCCGGCGGGCGTGCAGGTCCCGAGCGCGGTCGAGATGGCGGTCACGGACACCCAGCCGGGCGTCAAGGGCGACACCGCGTCTGGTGGAGGCACCAAGCCGGCCACCTTGGAGTCGGGCGTGCGGGTGGAGGTCCCGCTGTTCGTCAACGAGGGCGACCGGGTTCGGGTCGACACTCGAAGCGGCGAGTACGTCTCGCGCGCATAG
- a CDS encoding low temperature requirement protein A — METATDTGAHRLSAAMREGERVLPLELFFDLVFVLALTQCTALMANRPSWSSVVQGMLVLGVLWWSWTGYTWLTSVLDPEEGAVRIAIFAAMAAFLIVSICVPEAFDSLALEFALAYGAVRAAHIALFVLASRDDPALRRSVTSLALSTAAGVGLLAGASLLDGFPQGALWALALLLDMGGPYFFGSEGWKLVPSHFAERHGLIIIIALGESIVAIGVGAEAQLTWGIAAAALAGISLSAALWWTYFDVVALVSARRLVSAAEGRERNELARDSYSYLHFPMVAGIVLVAVGLKKTLAHVDDPLATVPAFALLGGVSFYLLGLVGFRYRHVHTINRHRLLLALALLAVFPAATVLPALATLAIVTAVLAAMIAFETISYGEGRARVRHEEALPPEASLARQQ, encoded by the coding sequence ATGGAGACCGCCACGGACACCGGCGCCCACCGGCTGAGCGCCGCGATGCGCGAAGGGGAGCGGGTGTTGCCGCTGGAGCTCTTCTTCGACCTCGTGTTCGTCCTCGCGCTCACCCAGTGCACCGCGCTGATGGCCAATCGACCAAGCTGGTCGAGCGTGGTCCAGGGCATGCTCGTGCTTGGCGTGCTGTGGTGGTCCTGGACCGGCTATACCTGGCTGACGAGCGTGCTCGACCCCGAGGAGGGCGCGGTTCGGATTGCGATCTTCGCCGCCATGGCGGCGTTTTTGATCGTCTCGATCTGCGTTCCGGAGGCCTTCGACAGCCTGGCGCTCGAATTCGCCCTCGCCTACGGAGCGGTTCGTGCCGCGCACATCGCGCTGTTCGTGCTGGCCAGCCGGGACGACCCGGCGCTTCGCAGGTCGGTGACGAGCCTGGCGCTGAGTACCGCGGCCGGCGTCGGCCTCCTGGCGGGCGCCTCGCTCCTGGACGGGTTCCCCCAGGGCGCTCTGTGGGCTCTCGCCCTATTGCTGGACATGGGCGGGCCGTACTTCTTCGGGTCGGAGGGCTGGAAACTGGTCCCAAGCCACTTCGCGGAGCGCCACGGGCTGATCATCATCATCGCCCTGGGCGAATCGATCGTCGCGATCGGCGTCGGAGCCGAGGCCCAGCTCACGTGGGGCATCGCCGCGGCGGCGCTGGCGGGCATCTCGCTGTCAGCGGCGCTCTGGTGGACCTACTTCGACGTGGTTGCGCTGGTTTCCGCACGCCGCCTGGTCAGCGCGGCCGAGGGACGAGAGCGAAACGAGCTGGCCCGCGACTCCTACTCGTATCTGCATTTTCCGATGGTCGCCGGGATCGTGCTCGTGGCGGTGGGCCTGAAGAAGACCCTCGCACACGTCGACGATCCCCTGGCCACCGTGCCGGCGTTCGCGCTGCTGGGCGGCGTCAGCTTCTACCTGCTGGGGCTGGTCGGGTTTCGCTACCGGCACGTACACACGATCAACCGACACCGTCTGCTGCTCGCCCTGGCGCTGCTTGCCGTGTTCCCCGCCGCGACGGTGCTGCCCGCGCTGGCCACCCTCGCGATCGTGACGGCGGTGCTGGCCGCGATGATCGCCTTCGAGACGATCAGCTATGGGGAGGGACGCGCCCGCGTGCGTCACGAGGAGGCGCTCCCGCCCGAGGCCAGCCTGGCCAGGCAGCAGTGA